In Anaerobacillus isosaccharinicus, one genomic interval encodes:
- a CDS encoding YbbR-like domain-containing protein: MDKLYNNPWFVKAIAFFIAVMLFAIVNFDNAGNQPGALPTITNGSYTLEEVPLNVYYNEEEYAITEMVEHVQVNLRGPQNVLTLLQIARPAYDVFIDLRNLETGTHNVNVQHRNFPNELTVNIVPQTVEVTIEEKRTISIPVDIELLNKRAIKDGYTLGTPIVNPINVEITAAESIIQQVGFAKGFVDVEGFDDSIEKSVPVKVYDQQGNELHIDVNPTVVDVKIPISSPNKDVPLKINRIGELPEGLSIKTIYADPKEVTVFGPRNVINSIDFIEGIEVDLSTITENTILEYEVPLPPGVEKVIPDIVRVVIEVEAEQAIEIDNIPLEVIGLAEQKEVAFALPEQEIITLIVKGTTATIQRLRQEDLKVYIEVSQLPVGEHVVPLQITGPQNVRYKKPFEDVRVIISEVLSAEEEESSTEAND, translated from the coding sequence TTGCAGTTATGCTTTTTGCAATTGTTAATTTTGACAATGCGGGGAATCAACCTGGGGCATTGCCAACAATTACAAATGGGTCATATACTTTGGAGGAAGTTCCTTTAAACGTTTATTATAATGAGGAAGAATACGCGATTACAGAAATGGTTGAGCATGTTCAAGTTAATTTACGAGGACCTCAAAATGTTCTTACTTTATTACAAATTGCCAGGCCAGCCTATGATGTATTTATTGATTTACGGAATTTGGAAACGGGGACACATAATGTAAATGTACAACATCGAAATTTTCCAAATGAGTTAACCGTCAATATTGTTCCACAAACAGTTGAGGTCACAATTGAGGAAAAAAGGACGATATCAATTCCTGTTGATATAGAACTTTTAAACAAAAGAGCAATAAAAGATGGATACACACTGGGTACACCAATTGTAAATCCGATAAATGTTGAAATTACAGCAGCTGAGAGCATAATCCAACAAGTTGGCTTTGCTAAAGGGTTTGTTGATGTTGAAGGTTTTGATGATAGCATTGAGAAAAGTGTTCCGGTAAAGGTATATGATCAGCAAGGGAACGAACTTCATATTGATGTTAATCCTACAGTGGTAGACGTGAAAATACCAATTTCGAGTCCGAATAAAGATGTTCCTTTGAAAATAAATCGAATTGGGGAACTACCAGAAGGTTTAAGTATAAAAACCATTTATGCAGATCCAAAAGAAGTTACGGTATTTGGACCAAGGAACGTTATTAATAGCATTGACTTCATTGAAGGTATTGAGGTTGACCTATCAACAATCACTGAGAATACAATTCTTGAGTATGAAGTCCCTTTACCACCTGGGGTTGAAAAAGTTATTCCGGATATCGTCAGAGTTGTTATTGAAGTAGAGGCAGAACAAGCGATAGAAATAGATAATATTCCATTAGAGGTAATTGGATTAGCGGAACAAAAGGAAGTGGCGTTTGCTTTACCTGAGCAAGAGATAATTACCCTTATTGTAAAAGGTACGACAGCCACTATCCAACGTTTGCGTCAAGAGGATTTAAAAGTTTATATAGAAGTGAGCCAATTACCGGTAGGAGAGCATGTAGTACCGCTCCAAATTACTGGACCTCAAAATGTGAGGTACAAGAAGCCGTTCGAGGATGTTAGGGTAATTATTTCTGAAGTCTTGAGTGCCGAGGAAGAAGAGAGTAGTACTGAAGCCAACGATTAA